One genomic window of Prochlorococcus sp. MIT 0801 includes the following:
- the secE gene encoding preprotein translocase subunit SecE, with protein sequence MTSPTSKEDQEKVIPTKKEKTALKKSFLSSTIDEMKLVVWPSRQQLFSESVAVILMVTLSAVSIAAVSRFYGWASTQIFR encoded by the coding sequence GTGACAAGTCCAACCTCTAAAGAGGATCAAGAAAAGGTAATTCCTACAAAAAAGGAAAAGACTGCCTTAAAAAAGAGTTTTTTATCCTCTACAATTGATGAAATGAAACTTGTTGTATGGCCTTCACGCCAACAACTTTTTAGCGAATCTGTTGCAGTGATTTTAATGGTCACTTTATCAGCAGTATCAATCGCTGCTGTAAGCCGTTTTTATGGATGGGCCTCTACTCAGATTTTTCGCTGA
- the rplA gene encoding 50S ribosomal protein L1: MKNFSKRMTTLLSKVEERSYSPIEAIKLVKENANAKFDETIEAHIRLGIDPKYTDQQLRTTVALPSGTGQRIRIAVITRGEKVNEATKAGADLAGEEDLVDSINKGEMNFDLLISTPDMMPKVAKLGRVLGPRGLMPNPKAGTVTTDLEGAIKEFKAGKLEFRADKAGIVHVRFGKASFSEDALLENLKTLQATIEKNKPSGAKGKFWRSFFITSTMGPSIEVDINELQDLQKEK; the protein is encoded by the coding sequence ATGAAAAATTTTTCTAAAAGAATGACAACGTTACTTTCCAAAGTGGAAGAGCGTTCATATTCTCCAATTGAAGCTATAAAGCTAGTTAAGGAGAATGCCAATGCAAAATTCGATGAGACTATTGAAGCTCATATAAGACTCGGGATTGACCCAAAATATACTGATCAGCAACTCAGAACAACAGTTGCCTTGCCAAGTGGGACCGGTCAGAGAATACGAATCGCGGTTATTACACGCGGCGAGAAAGTGAATGAAGCAACTAAAGCAGGAGCTGATCTAGCTGGAGAGGAAGATTTAGTTGATTCAATCAACAAAGGAGAAATGAACTTTGACCTTCTAATTTCAACTCCAGATATGATGCCGAAGGTAGCCAAACTGGGGCGAGTGCTTGGTCCTAGAGGGCTTATGCCTAATCCAAAAGCAGGAACAGTTACGACCGATCTAGAAGGAGCTATTAAAGAATTTAAAGCAGGAAAACTTGAATTCAGAGCAGACAAAGCAGGAATTGTTCATGTTCGATTTGGAAAAGCAAGTTTTTCAGAAGATGCACTCCTTGAAAATCTGAAGACTCTGCAAGCAACAATAGAAAAAAATAAACCAAGCGGTGCAAAAGGTAAATTTTGGAGAAGCTTCTTTATCACATCTACAATGGGACCATCCATAGAAGTAGATATAAACGAATTACAAGACTTGCAGAAAGAAAAGTGA
- the rplK gene encoding 50S ribosomal protein L11, which produces MAKKVVALIKLALQAGKANPAPPVGPALGQHGVNIMAFCKEYNSRTQDKAGFVIPVEISVFEDRSFTFITKTPPASVLITKAAGIAKGSGESAKGSAGSISTSQLEEIAKTKLPDLNCSSIESAMKVIEGTAKNMGVSIKD; this is translated from the coding sequence ATGGCAAAGAAAGTAGTAGCCCTGATCAAGTTGGCCTTACAGGCTGGCAAAGCCAACCCTGCTCCTCCCGTTGGGCCTGCGCTTGGTCAACATGGCGTAAACATAATGGCGTTTTGCAAAGAATACAATTCGCGAACACAAGACAAAGCTGGCTTTGTAATTCCTGTAGAAATATCAGTTTTCGAAGATAGAAGTTTTACTTTCATAACAAAAACACCTCCTGCTTCTGTTTTGATAACTAAAGCAGCAGGAATTGCGAAAGGTTCAGGAGAGTCAGCCAAAGGATCTGCTGGCTCGATTAGTACTAGTCAACTTGAGGAAATTGCTAAAACAAAACTTCCTGATCTCAATTGCAGCAGCATCGAATCAGCGATGAAAGTTATTGAAGGAACTGCCAAAAATATGGGTGTTTCCATAAAGGACTAA
- the nusG gene encoding transcription termination/antitermination protein NusG, giving the protein MENDQSLFANQAIKTNIARWYAIQVASSCEKKVKATLEQRAITLGVSDRIIEIEIPQTPAVKLKKDGSRQTTEEKVFPGYVLVRMVLDEDTMMAVRSTPNVINFVGAEDRRATGKARGHIKPRPLSRQEVNRIFKRAAEKKTVVKLDVEEGDQIVVTAGPFKDFQGEVIEVSGERNKLKALLSIFGRETPVELEFSQITKQN; this is encoded by the coding sequence ATTGAGAATGATCAATCACTTTTTGCAAATCAAGCAATCAAGACAAATATTGCCCGTTGGTACGCTATTCAGGTTGCCTCAAGTTGCGAAAAGAAGGTAAAAGCGACGCTTGAGCAAAGAGCAATCACTCTTGGTGTTAGTGACAGAATCATAGAGATAGAAATCCCTCAAACACCAGCAGTTAAGCTAAAAAAAGATGGTAGCAGGCAAACCACAGAAGAAAAAGTTTTCCCTGGATATGTGCTGGTTCGTATGGTGTTAGATGAAGACACAATGATGGCTGTAAGAAGTACTCCGAATGTAATTAATTTTGTTGGTGCAGAGGACCGAAGAGCTACTGGTAAAGCACGCGGACACATAAAACCTCGCCCTCTCAGCCGGCAAGAAGTTAATAGAATTTTCAAACGAGCAGCTGAAAAGAAAACTGTTGTCAAGCTAGATGTAGAGGAAGGCGATCAGATTGTTGTAACTGCTGGTCCTTTCAAAGACTTCCAAGGAGAGGTTATTGAAGTTTCAGGAGAAAGAAACAAACTCAAGGCTCTTTTATCAATTTTCGGGAGAGAAACTCCAGTTGAACTCGAATTTTCTCAAATAACTAAACAAAATTGA